The following coding sequences lie in one Oceanicola sp. 502str15 genomic window:
- a CDS encoding MarR family winged helix-turn-helix transcriptional regulator, which produces MADGPGNPQTSESLLFLTDEQLRKGIEAMFFAYRGFTADPDRILDELGYGRAHHRAVHFIHRSPGTTVNNLLSILGVTKQSLNRVLRTLIEDGLVESRVGRQDRRERHLHLTEAGTQLERRLSDAQRDRMRSAFRHAGPEAVIGFRTVLEAMMDPEMRHHYTALKEGS; this is translated from the coding sequence ATGGCCGACGGCCCCGGCAACCCGCAGACCTCCGAAAGCCTGCTGTTCCTCACCGATGAACAGCTGCGCAAGGGAATCGAGGCAATGTTCTTTGCCTACCGCGGGTTCACCGCAGACCCCGACCGCATCCTCGACGAGCTCGGCTACGGGCGGGCGCACCACCGCGCGGTGCACTTCATCCATCGCTCGCCCGGCACCACCGTCAACAACCTGCTCTCGATCCTCGGCGTCACCAAGCAGTCGCTCAACCGGGTGCTGCGCACCCTGATCGAGGATGGCCTGGTCGAAAGCCGCGTCGGCCGGCAGGACCGGCGCGAGCGCCACCTCCACCTCACCGAGGCCGGCACCCAGCTCGAGCGCCGCCTGTCCGACGCCCAGCGCGACCGGATGCGCTCGGCCTTCCGCCATGCCGGTCCCGAAGCCGTGATTGGCTTTCGCACCGTGCTCGAAGCGATGATGGACCCGGAGATGCGGCATCACTATACCGCATTGAAGGAGGGAAGCTGA
- a CDS encoding response regulator has product MDQCDAHLLIVDDDERIRGLLQKFLLRHGFITTSARDAAHARRLLAGLEFDLIVMDVMMPGETGVELTRALREKLTTPILLLTAKGETEDRIAGLEAGADDYLAKPFEPKELLLRINAILRRVPTEIALDTGPKVLSLGPVRYDVARGEMWKGEEMVRLTATESALMRIFSAQPGAAVTRNKLVEDLGRDGGQAQERAVDVQITRLRRKIEADPKQPRYLQTVRGEGYMLAPD; this is encoded by the coding sequence ATAGACCAATGCGACGCCCACTTGCTGATCGTCGATGATGACGAGCGTATTCGCGGGCTGTTGCAGAAGTTCCTGCTCCGCCACGGCTTCATCACCACCTCCGCGCGTGACGCCGCCCACGCCCGCCGCCTGCTGGCCGGGCTCGAATTCGACCTGATCGTGATGGACGTGATGATGCCGGGCGAAACCGGCGTCGAGCTGACCCGCGCCCTGCGCGAAAAGCTGACCACCCCGATCCTGCTGCTCACCGCCAAGGGCGAAACCGAAGACCGGATCGCCGGGCTCGAGGCAGGGGCCGACGATTACCTCGCCAAGCCCTTCGAGCCAAAGGAGCTGCTGCTCCGCATCAACGCCATCCTGCGCCGCGTGCCCACCGAAATCGCGCTCGACACCGGCCCCAAGGTGCTCTCCCTCGGCCCGGTCCGCTACGATGTCGCCCGGGGCGAAATGTGGAAGGGCGAAGAGATGGTCCGGCTGACGGCCACCGAATCCGCCCTTATGCGCATCTTCTCCGCCCAGCCCGGCGCTGCCGTCACCCGCAACAAGCTGGTCGAAGACTTGGGGCGCGATGGCGGCCAGGCCCAGGAACGCGCCGTCGATGTCCAGATCACACGGCTCCGCCGCAAGATCGAGGCCGACCCCAAGCAACCCCGCTACCTGCAAACCGTGCGCGGCGAAGGCTACATGCTCGCCCCCGATTGA
- a CDS encoding polyprenyl synthetase family protein, protein MACAAIAAALPRQGAVAEAMGYACEGGKGLRALLVVESARLHGLEAKAGPVAGAIEALHAYSLVHDDLPCMDDDDLRRGRPTVHRKWDEATAVLAGDALQSLAFGLVAGADLPAEARIALVQSLSEAAGVAGMVGGQAADIAAETAQTPLTLPEIEALQAGKTGALITWSALAGPRMAGQESADLRHYGDAVGRAFQIFDDILDVEGSAEAVGKAVGKDAARGKATFVSLLGLEPARERAEALVAEAIAALEPWGQEAETLRELARFVIARRS, encoded by the coding sequence ATGGCCTGCGCCGCGATTGCTGCGGCTTTGCCCCGGCAGGGTGCCGTGGCCGAGGCCATGGGCTATGCCTGCGAAGGCGGCAAGGGGCTTCGGGCGCTGCTGGTGGTCGAGTCGGCACGGCTACACGGGCTGGAGGCCAAGGCCGGGCCGGTGGCCGGGGCGATCGAGGCGTTGCATGCCTATTCGCTGGTTCACGACGATCTGCCCTGCATGGATGACGACGACCTGCGGCGCGGACGCCCGACGGTTCACCGGAAGTGGGACGAAGCGACGGCAGTGCTGGCGGGCGATGCGTTGCAGAGCCTCGCCTTCGGGCTGGTGGCCGGGGCCGATCTGCCCGCCGAGGCGCGGATTGCGCTGGTACAGAGCCTTTCGGAGGCCGCCGGTGTGGCCGGCATGGTGGGCGGGCAGGCGGCGGATATCGCCGCCGAAACCGCGCAGACGCCGCTGACCCTGCCCGAGATCGAAGCGCTTCAGGCCGGAAAGACCGGCGCGCTCATCACCTGGTCGGCGCTGGCGGGGCCGCGCATGGCAGGGCAGGAAAGTGCCGACCTGCGACACTATGGCGATGCGGTTGGCCGGGCATTTCAAATCTTTGATGACATATTGGATGTAGAGGGAAGCGCCGAAGCCGTCGGGAAAGCCGTTGGCAAGGATGCGGCGCGGGGCAAGGCCACCTTTGTCTCGCTCCTCGGGCTGGAGCCCGCCCGCGAAAGGGCCGAGGCACTTGTGGCCGAGGCAATCGCGGCGCTGGAGCCCTGGGGGCAGGAGGCCGAAACGTTGCGGGAGCTTGCGCGTTTCGTTATTGCCCGGCGCAGTTAG
- a CDS encoding exodeoxyribonuclease VII small subunit: protein MSDKPVAEMSFEEAIRELEAVVGRLEGGEVPLEDSIALYQRGSELRAKCDALLKAAEEKVAAITTDADGNATGTQPLDVG from the coding sequence ATGAGCGACAAGCCGGTGGCAGAGATGAGCTTTGAGGAGGCGATCCGCGAGCTTGAGGCGGTGGTGGGCCGGTTGGAAGGCGGCGAGGTGCCGCTTGAGGATTCGATTGCCCTCTACCAGCGCGGCTCGGAGCTGCGGGCCAAGTGCGACGCCCTGCTGAAGGCCGCCGAGGAGAAGGTGGCCGCGATCACCACCGATGCCGACGGCAATGCCACGGGCACCCAGCCGCTGGATGTCGGTTAA
- a CDS encoding histone deacetylase family protein — translation MTTALFTHDDCLKHLTPPGHPERVARLEAILEVLEGPDFADLDWHDCPLAERAELLRVHPEAHVAAVERAVEAAGDGWASIDADTHVMAGSLNAALRGAGGCVAAVERVMRGTAQNAFVAARPPGHHAETATPMGFCLFGNVSIAAKNALDLHGLSRVAVMDFDVHHGNGTQDLLWDETRCLFISTHQSPLYPGTGAQHETGADNNVMNVPLPPETGSQGFRRVMENEVLPALDDFAPELLLISAGFDAHRADPLAQLNLVEEDFAWATERLCDVADAHAGGRVVSTLEGGYDLEALAASTAAHVKVLMKRGER, via the coding sequence ATGACAACAGCTCTTTTTACCCATGACGATTGCCTGAAGCACCTGACTCCGCCGGGCCACCCTGAGCGGGTGGCGCGGCTTGAGGCCATTCTGGAGGTGCTGGAAGGCCCGGATTTTGCCGACCTCGACTGGCATGATTGCCCCCTGGCCGAGCGCGCCGAGCTGCTGCGGGTGCATCCCGAGGCGCATGTGGCGGCGGTGGAGCGGGCGGTGGAGGCGGCGGGCGATGGCTGGGCCTCGATTGATGCCGATACCCACGTGATGGCCGGATCGCTGAACGCCGCGCTGCGCGGGGCGGGCGGCTGCGTGGCGGCGGTGGAGCGGGTGATGCGTGGCACGGCGCAGAACGCCTTCGTGGCCGCACGGCCGCCGGGACACCATGCCGAGACGGCAACGCCGATGGGCTTTTGCCTGTTCGGAAACGTCTCTATTGCAGCGAAAAACGCGCTTGATCTGCATGGGCTTTCGCGCGTGGCGGTGATGGATTTTGACGTGCACCACGGCAATGGCACGCAGGATCTGCTCTGGGATGAGACCCGCTGCCTGTTCATCTCCACCCACCAGTCGCCGCTTTACCCGGGCACCGGGGCGCAGCATGAGACCGGCGCCGACAACAACGTGATGAACGTGCCTCTGCCGCCCGAAACCGGGAGCCAGGGATTTCGGCGGGTGATGGAGAATGAGGTGCTGCCTGCGCTCGATGATTTTGCCCCCGAGCTGCTGCTGATCTCTGCCGGGTTCGACGCGCACCGCGCCGACCCGCTGGCGCAGTTGAACCTCGTGGAAGAGGATTTTGCCTGGGCGACCGAGCGGCTTTGCGACGTTGCGGATGCACACGCGGGGGGCCGGGTGGTCTCGACGCTGGAGGGCGGATATGATCTGGAGGCGCTGGCCGCGAGCACGGCGGCGCATGTGAAGGTTCTGATGAAGCGGGGCGAAAGATGA
- the queG gene encoding tRNA epoxyqueuosine(34) reductase QueG, translating to MKDAIVARALEEGFSLCRVARAAPFERVPEWLRAFLREGRHGEMGWMERRVEWREDPTALWPEARSILVLGESYGPEFDPLEALGEGERGLISAYARGRDYHDIVKKRLKRLGRWVIDEFGGEIKVFVDTAPVAEKPLAQAAGLGWQGKHTNLVSREMGSWFFIGSVFSTLEIEPDPAEVDHCGNCRRCLDVCPTEAFPAPYQLDARRCISYLTIEHAGPVDEALRGKMGNRIYGCDDCLAVCPWNKFAVAAADMRYHGGLETDLPDLAELAGLDDAAFRARFSGSPIKRIGRGRFVRNVLYAIGNSGAARFRPVAQGLCEDGDPVVADAAKWAVAQLS from the coding sequence GTGAAGGACGCCATCGTTGCACGTGCGCTTGAGGAAGGGTTCTCGCTGTGCCGCGTGGCGCGGGCGGCGCCGTTTGAGCGGGTGCCGGAGTGGCTGAGGGCCTTCTTGCGGGAGGGGCGCCATGGCGAGATGGGGTGGATGGAGCGCCGGGTGGAGTGGCGTGAGGACCCCACGGCACTCTGGCCCGAGGCCCGGAGCATTCTGGTTTTGGGGGAGAGTTACGGGCCCGAGTTTGACCCGCTCGAGGCGCTGGGCGAGGGCGAGCGGGGGTTGATCTCGGCCTATGCGCGCGGGCGCGATTACCACGATATCGTCAAGAAGCGGCTGAAGCGGTTGGGGCGCTGGGTGATTGACGAGTTCGGGGGGGAGATAAAGGTTTTTGTCGATACCGCCCCGGTGGCGGAGAAGCCGCTGGCGCAGGCGGCGGGGCTGGGGTGGCAGGGGAAGCATACCAACCTCGTGAGCCGGGAGATGGGGTCGTGGTTTTTCATCGGGTCGGTCTTCAGCACGCTGGAGATCGAGCCTGATCCGGCGGAAGTGGACCATTGCGGCAATTGCCGGCGGTGTCTGGATGTCTGCCCGACGGAGGCCTTTCCGGCGCCCTATCAGCTCGATGCGCGGCGCTGCATTTCCTACCTGACCATCGAGCACGCGGGGCCGGTGGATGAGGCGTTGCGGGGGAAGATGGGCAACCGGATCTATGGCTGCGACGATTGCCTTGCGGTCTGCCCGTGGAACAAGTTCGCCGTGGCGGCGGCGGACATGAGATATCACGGTGGGTTAGAGACTGATTTGCCGGATCTGGCGGAGCTGGCCGGGCTGGATGATGCGGCGTTTCGGGCGCGGTTTTCCGGCTCGCCGATCAAGCGGATCGGGCGGGGGCGGTTTGTGCGGAACGTGCTCTATGCGATCGGCAACAGCGGGGCGGCGCGGTTCAGGCCAGTGGCGCAGGGGTTGTGCGAGGACGGCGACCCGGTGGTGGCGGATGCGGCGAAGTGGGCGGTGGCGCAGCTTTCGTAG
- a CDS encoding HupE/UreJ family protein → MNVTLWQTLRTLALALLVSTHASASRAHELNPAVADVTVSPAQVQLVVTLTAEAMLAGIDRTQNIDTDDLPEGDAYTRYREMPAEEMLQALYDAWPELRQDFNVLAGEVPVELEISNAEVLEEMPLSLPRDTRLTLLGDLPEGDAPVTVGWKAGFGPLVLRQTGGGEDAYSDFLNPGAQSQPLPRTGEIVTEGWLPLFGRYIVVGFEHIIPKGLDHILFVLGLFFFSLRVGPLLWQITAFTLAHTITLALASLKIVFIPASIVEPLIAASIVYVAVENIFGGRLGWWRIVVVTCFGLLHGLGFAFVLGDVGLEPSRFVTGLIGFNIGVEIGQLTVIAIAFLTVGYWFGNKPWYRKAIAIPASLAIAAVAAYWVVERTLL, encoded by the coding sequence ATGAATGTAACCCTGTGGCAGACCCTTCGGACACTGGCACTTGCCCTTCTCGTGTCAACCCACGCCTCCGCGAGCCGCGCCCACGAGCTGAACCCGGCCGTGGCCGATGTCACCGTGTCACCCGCGCAGGTGCAGCTTGTCGTGACCCTCACCGCCGAGGCCATGCTCGCCGGGATCGACCGCACCCAGAACATCGACACCGATGACCTGCCCGAGGGCGATGCCTACACCCGCTACCGCGAAATGCCCGCCGAGGAGATGCTGCAAGCCCTCTACGACGCATGGCCCGAGCTGCGGCAGGATTTCAACGTCCTCGCCGGCGAAGTGCCCGTCGAACTCGAAATCTCCAACGCCGAAGTGCTCGAGGAAATGCCCCTCAGCCTGCCCCGCGACACCCGGCTCACCCTGCTGGGCGATCTGCCCGAGGGCGACGCGCCCGTCACCGTGGGCTGGAAGGCCGGCTTCGGGCCGCTCGTCCTGCGCCAGACCGGCGGCGGCGAAGATGCCTACTCCGACTTCCTCAACCCCGGCGCCCAGAGCCAGCCCCTGCCCCGCACCGGCGAGATCGTCACCGAGGGCTGGCTGCCGCTCTTCGGCCGCTACATCGTGGTCGGCTTCGAGCACATCATCCCCAAGGGGCTCGATCACATCCTCTTCGTGCTCGGCCTGTTCTTCTTTTCGCTGCGGGTCGGCCCGCTGCTCTGGCAGATCACCGCCTTCACCCTCGCCCACACCATCACCCTCGCGCTGGCCAGCCTGAAGATCGTCTTCATCCCGGCCTCCATCGTCGAGCCGCTGATTGCCGCCTCCATCGTCTATGTTGCGGTCGAAAACATCTTCGGCGGGCGGCTGGGGTGGTGGCGCATCGTGGTCGTCACCTGCTTCGGCCTGCTGCACGGGCTGGGGTTTGCCTTTGTGCTCGGCGATGTCGGGCTGGAACCTTCGCGCTTCGTGACCGGGCTGATCGGCTTCAACATCGGGGTCGAGATCGGCCAGCTCACGGTGATCGCCATCGCCTTCCTCACGGTCGGCTACTGGTTCGGCAACAAGCCCTGGTATCGCAAGGCCATCGCCATTCCGGCCTCGCTCGCCATCGCCGCCGTTGCCGCTTACTGGGTGGTCGAGCGCACCCTGCTCTAA
- a CDS encoding Hint domain-containing protein translates to MNWQMMTLNDANNDGDIDRFNNDSVNGSDVTASYPGDTVTVYQAGVGTITYTGTTFYLANGTQVFTPTDGQTLVMNGTLVGTTYVNGQGPLLVSNLGPPCFAPGTMIACEGGARPVESLKAGDRVLTRDRGLLPLVWVGSKSVAGLGDFAPIRIRAGALGNSRDLVVSPQHRILIEGWRAEMCFGEAEVLVSAKSLIGHDGVHSAPCREVTWWHLMFDSHEIIEAEGVPTESFDPGGDFAREDCETRAELAALFPEMLDRPFVPVSRPVIRTHDAAALFA, encoded by the coding sequence ATGAATTGGCAGATGATGACGCTGAATGACGCCAACAACGATGGCGACATCGACCGCTTCAACAATGACAGCGTGAACGGCAGCGATGTGACCGCCTCCTATCCGGGGGATACGGTCACGGTTTACCAGGCCGGGGTCGGCACGATCACCTATACCGGCACGACCTTCTACCTTGCCAATGGCACCCAGGTCTTTACCCCGACCGACGGGCAGACGCTGGTGATGAACGGCACGCTGGTGGGCACGACCTACGTGAACGGGCAGGGGCCGCTCTTGGTGAGCAACCTCGGGCCGCCCTGCTTTGCGCCGGGCACGATGATTGCCTGCGAGGGCGGTGCGCGGCCGGTGGAGAGCCTGAAGGCCGGCGACAGGGTGCTGACCCGCGACCGGGGGCTGTTGCCGCTGGTCTGGGTGGGCAGCAAGAGCGTGGCCGGGCTGGGAGACTTTGCGCCGATACGGATTCGGGCCGGGGCGCTGGGCAACAGCCGCGACCTCGTGGTGTCGCCGCAGCACCGGATCCTGATCGAGGGCTGGCGGGCGGAGATGTGTTTTGGCGAGGCGGAGGTGCTGGTTTCGGCCAAGAGCCTCATCGGCCATGACGGGGTGCACAGCGCGCCCTGCCGCGAGGTGACATGGTGGCACCTGATGTTCGACAGCCACGAGATCATCGAGGCCGAGGGCGTGCCGACCGAGAGCTTCGATCCGGGCGGCGACTTTGCCCGCGAGGACTGCGAGACCCGCGCGGAACTGGCCGCGCTTTTCCCCGAGATGCTCGACCGCCCCTTTGTGCCGGTGAGCCGCCCTGTGATCCGCACGCACGACGCGGCCGCGCTTTTTGCCTGA
- a CDS encoding glutathione S-transferase family protein encodes MSSRLYHVPLSPFCRKVRLVMAEKRLEVELVEERYWEQEPDFLRRNPAGKVPVLRYNGQMMAESQPICEYLEDKHPEPALMPKDSEGRYEVRRICAWFDDKFHHEVTANLLYERVNKKVMGQGYPESRNVKAGAKAIKYHLDYMAWLLDQRRWLAGDAMSLADFTAAAHLSALDYISDVDWNRSENVKDWYAKIKSRPAFRGLLADQVPGFPPPPHYADLDF; translated from the coding sequence ATGAGCAGCCGCCTTTACCACGTTCCGCTTTCACCTTTCTGCCGCAAGGTCCGGCTTGTCATGGCCGAGAAGCGGCTTGAGGTGGAGCTGGTGGAAGAACGCTACTGGGAGCAGGAGCCGGACTTTCTGCGCCGCAATCCGGCCGGGAAGGTGCCTGTTCTGCGCTACAATGGGCAGATGATGGCCGAGAGCCAACCGATCTGCGAATACCTCGAGGACAAGCACCCGGAGCCGGCGCTGATGCCGAAGGACTCGGAAGGGCGCTACGAGGTGCGGCGGATCTGTGCCTGGTTCGACGACAAGTTTCACCACGAGGTCACGGCGAACCTGCTCTACGAGCGGGTGAACAAGAAGGTGATGGGGCAGGGCTACCCCGAGAGCCGCAATGTTAAGGCCGGGGCGAAGGCGATCAAGTATCACCTCGATTACATGGCCTGGCTGCTGGACCAGCGGCGCTGGCTGGCTGGCGATGCGATGAGCCTTGCCGATTTCACCGCTGCCGCCCATCTGAGCGCGCTGGACTACATCAGCGATGTGGACTGGAACCGGAGCGAGAACGTGAAAGACTGGTATGCGAAAATCAAATCGCGCCCGGCCTTTCGTGGGCTTCTGGCCGACCAGGTGCCGGGCTTTCCGCCGCCGCCGCATTATGCCGATCTGGATTTCTGA
- the mtgA gene encoding monofunctional biosynthetic peptidoglycan transglycosylase: protein MARESKARKGSGKSKRTRAQVPPVRRAWRWFMRRLALVVAVPFVLLFVLVLLFSFLDPPTTHTIWSEKRRLGDIDRQWIGIEEVAPSAVRAVVAAEDANYCLHWGFDVDAIRDALEDGGNRGASTISQQTVKNVFLWQGRSWFRKALEALITPVAEAVWSKRRMLEIYLNVAEFDEGVFGIDAAAYHYFGVPPKQLTPMQGALLAGVLPNPKNRSASRPTGNQRKRAARIADGAATIAADGRAACFED from the coding sequence ATGGCGCGGGAGAGCAAGGCAAGGAAGGGCTCTGGCAAGAGCAAGCGGACGAGGGCGCAGGTGCCTCCGGTGCGCCGGGCGTGGCGTTGGTTCATGCGGCGGCTGGCGCTGGTGGTTGCGGTGCCCTTCGTGCTGCTTTTCGTGCTGGTGCTGCTGTTCAGCTTTCTCGATCCGCCGACGACCCACACGATCTGGTCGGAGAAGCGCCGGTTGGGCGACATCGACCGCCAGTGGATCGGGATCGAGGAGGTGGCGCCTTCGGCGGTGCGGGCCGTGGTGGCGGCGGAGGATGCGAACTACTGCCTGCACTGGGGCTTCGACGTGGATGCGATCCGCGATGCGCTGGAGGATGGCGGCAATCGCGGGGCCTCGACGATCAGCCAGCAGACGGTGAAGAACGTGTTCCTGTGGCAGGGGCGGAGCTGGTTTCGCAAGGCGCTGGAGGCGCTGATCACCCCGGTGGCCGAGGCGGTGTGGAGCAAGCGGCGGATGCTGGAGATCTACCTGAACGTGGCGGAGTTCGACGAGGGCGTGTTTGGCATCGACGCCGCCGCCTATCATTACTTCGGGGTGCCGCCCAAGCAGCTGACGCCGATGCAGGGGGCGCTGCTTGCCGGCGTGCTGCCCAACCCGAAGAACCGCTCGGCCTCGCGGCCCACCGGCAACCAGCGCAAGCGGGCCGCCCGCATTGCCGACGGGGCCGCCACCATTGCCGCCGACGGGCGGGCTGCCTGTTTCGAGGATTGA
- a CDS encoding DMT family transporter, producing MRPLLGIALIVGGTAILTMMNAMVKAAEGVPVGQTIFFRAGFSLPMIAIWLGLRGDLPGGLKVQSVRSHAVRAIVGCGAMGLGFLGLRYLPFPEVTALRFITPIFIVILAAILLGESVRLLRISAVTVGLIGVLIIMWPRLTFEGGDRELIGTMMILASALLASMAQIFVKAMAGTESTAAIVFYFSGTATLLSLLTIPFGWVWPTSFEWVLLVGSGLLGGAGQILITSAYRYSDASMLAPFTYSAMIWSLLLGWLVFEEYPTAQMLTGAVLVIAAGGFIVWREQRLGKDRAARAKLNATMK from the coding sequence ATGCGACCGCTCCTAGGCATCGCCCTCATTGTGGGCGGCACAGCAATTTTGACGATGATGAACGCCATGGTGAAGGCCGCCGAAGGCGTTCCTGTCGGGCAGACGATCTTCTTTCGTGCCGGGTTTTCGCTGCCGATGATCGCCATCTGGCTCGGCCTGCGGGGCGACCTGCCGGGCGGGCTGAAGGTGCAGAGCGTCCGGAGCCATGCGGTGCGGGCGATCGTGGGCTGCGGCGCGATGGGCTTGGGCTTTTTGGGGCTGCGCTACCTGCCGTTTCCGGAAGTGACGGCGCTGCGCTTCATCACGCCGATCTTCATCGTGATCCTCGCCGCGATCCTGCTGGGCGAATCCGTGCGGCTGCTGCGGATCAGCGCGGTGACGGTGGGGCTGATCGGGGTGCTCATCATCATGTGGCCGCGGCTCACCTTCGAGGGCGGCGACCGCGAGTTGATCGGCACGATGATGATCCTGGCCTCGGCGCTGCTGGCCTCGATGGCGCAGATCTTCGTGAAGGCCATGGCGGGGACCGAGTCGACCGCGGCGATTGTCTTCTACTTCTCGGGCACGGCGACCCTGCTGTCGCTGCTGACCATTCCCTTCGGCTGGGTCTGGCCGACCTCCTTCGAGTGGGTGCTGCTGGTGGGTTCGGGGCTGCTGGGCGGAGCGGGGCAGATCCTGATTACCTCGGCCTACCGCTACAGCGACGCCTCGATGCTGGCCCCCTTCACCTACAGCGCGATGATCTGGTCGCTGCTGCTGGGCTGGCTTGTGTTCGAGGAATATCCGACGGCGCAGATGCTCACCGGCGCGGTGCTGGTGATCGCGGCCGGCGGCTTCATCGTGTGGCGCGAGCAGAGGCTGGGCAAGGACCGGGCCGCGCGCGCCAAGCTGAACGCCACGATGAAGTGA
- a CDS encoding DUF4198 domain-containing protein, translated as MAALPAQAHEFWISPDTYRVPSGGTLRAEFRVGQGFKGAGYVFVPGRSERFELVTPEGTSEVTPRVGDRPALNLPSPAEGLNVVVHETADLVVNYKDMDAFRRFLEHKDWAGLETVHAERGLPMETFSESYRRYAKSLMAAGDGAGTDRAMGLEIEIVAVKNPYTDDLSEGMVVDVIYDGAARADAQVEIFDKPPEGDVVVSHVRTDATGRAVFPVQAGHEYLVDSVVIRATDNDDAAAGPVWHSLWASLTFEVPQ; from the coding sequence ATGGCCGCGCTTCCCGCGCAGGCGCATGAATTCTGGATTTCACCCGACACCTACCGGGTGCCGTCCGGGGGCACGCTACGGGCGGAGTTCAGGGTAGGGCAAGGCTTCAAGGGCGCCGGATACGTGTTTGTGCCCGGACGGTCGGAAAGATTTGAGCTGGTGACGCCGGAAGGCACCAGTGAGGTGACCCCGCGCGTGGGCGACCGGCCCGCGCTGAACCTGCCCAGCCCGGCGGAGGGGCTGAACGTGGTGGTGCATGAGACGGCGGATCTGGTGGTGAACTACAAGGACATGGACGCCTTCCGCCGGTTCCTCGAACACAAGGATTGGGCCGGGTTAGAGACGGTTCATGCCGAACGCGGGCTGCCGATGGAGACATTCTCCGAGAGCTACCGGCGCTATGCAAAGAGCCTGATGGCCGCCGGGGATGGCGCCGGCACCGACCGGGCGATGGGCCTGGAGATCGAGATCGTGGCGGTGAAGAACCCCTATACCGACGATCTGAGCGAGGGCATGGTGGTGGATGTGATCTACGATGGCGCGGCGCGGGCCGACGCGCAGGTGGAGATCTTCGACAAGCCGCCCGAGGGCGATGTGGTGGTGAGCCATGTGCGCACCGATGCGACCGGGCGGGCGGTGTTTCCGGTGCAGGCGGGGCATGAATACCTCGTGGATTCGGTGGTGATCCGGGCGACGGACAACGATGATGCCGCGGCCGGGCCGGTCTGGCACTCGCTCTGGGCCTCGCTCACCTTCGAGGTGCCGCAGTAG
- a CDS encoding branched-chain amino acid aminotransferase — MAGAYDDRDGKIWMDGKLVDWRSANVHLLTHGLHYASSVFEGERCYNGKIFESRKHSERLIASAKWLDFEIPYTVDELEAAKYEMLKANGWTDAYVRAVAWRGSGEDMGVSSIRNPVRVAVAGWEWGNYYGDAKMKGAKLDVAKWKRPSPETIPVHAKAAGLYMICTMSKHEAEAKGCSDALFMDYRGYVAEATGANIFFVKDGEVHTPKPDCFLNGITRQTVIGMLEDRQIKVHERHIMPEELEGFEQCWLTGTAAEVTPVGQIGDWKFEVGALTREISESYEKLVRS; from the coding sequence ATGGCTGGTGCCTACGATGACCGCGACGGAAAGATCTGGATGGATGGCAAGCTGGTGGACTGGCGTAGCGCCAACGTACACCTGCTGACCCATGGGCTGCATTATGCCTCCAGCGTGTTCGAGGGCGAGCGCTGCTACAACGGCAAGATCTTCGAGAGCCGCAAGCACTCGGAGCGGCTGATTGCCTCTGCCAAGTGGCTCGACTTCGAGATTCCCTACACCGTGGACGAGCTGGAAGCGGCGAAATACGAGATGCTCAAGGCGAACGGCTGGACCGACGCCTATGTGCGCGCCGTGGCGTGGCGCGGTTCGGGCGAGGACATGGGTGTATCGTCGATCCGCAACCCCGTGCGCGTGGCCGTGGCCGGCTGGGAGTGGGGCAACTACTACGGCGATGCCAAGATGAAGGGTGCCAAGCTCGACGTGGCCAAGTGGAAGCGGCCGAGCCCCGAGACCATTCCGGTGCATGCCAAGGCCGCCGGGCTCTACATGATCTGCACCATGAGCAAGCATGAGGCCGAGGCCAAGGGCTGCTCGGATGCGCTGTTCATGGACTATCGCGGCTATGTGGCCGAGGCGACCGGGGCGAACATTTTTTTCGTGAAGGATGGCGAGGTGCACACGCCCAAGCCTGATTGCTTCCTCAACGGGATCACCCGGCAGACCGTGATCGGGATGCTGGAGGACCGGCAGATCAAGGTGCACGAGCGCCACATCATGCCCGAGGAGCTGGAAGGCTTCGAGCAGTGCTGGTTGACCGGCACCGCCGCCGAGGTGACGCCGGTGGGCCAGATCGGTGACTGGAAATTCGAGGTGGGCGCGCTGACCCGCGAGATCTCGGAGAGCTACGAGAAGCTGGTGCGCTCCTGA